A region from the Nocardia terpenica genome encodes:
- a CDS encoding XRE family transcriptional regulator, with protein MGRREKPLDGRSGPLAAFAGDLRKLRAAAGNPSYRQMASVAMYSPSVLSEAASGYRLPTLQVTQAFVRACGGDPAEWEHRWREVRGDKGFDQPEENSEDRHPDGAGHPRPSQLPIGPHDFVGRAAEFEGARAATARSGDSRVPLAIRGPAGIGKTAFALRFAHRLVDEFPDGQLWADMSAPEATPLEVMAGFLHALGVPPDRVPSDEMHRIGLYRSMLAERRVVVLLDDVRDEPQVRPLLARSLTSQILITSRSRLLGLDGVRRLTLAPLARSESLDLLRLLVGSDRVRSEHAAALRIADFCANLPLAVTIAGRKIAAQPGRRLGEVADRLAAGVTVANWLRIGDICLADSVLPAYLSLPPLAKHVVHMLAEGCDEVTPAGLAHDLHISIDTAEYAMDSLIDTGLLHRVSGPERYTLPALIGLLVAQETGRFAIRREPDTGELPVVRSAADSPFRV; from the coding sequence ATGGGTAGACGCGAAAAACCACTCGACGGTCGGTCCGGACCTCTCGCCGCGTTCGCCGGCGATCTTCGTAAACTCCGTGCGGCAGCGGGGAATCCGTCCTATCGGCAGATGGCGAGCGTGGCCATGTACTCGCCCTCCGTGCTGTCCGAGGCGGCCAGCGGCTACCGGCTACCCACCCTGCAGGTGACCCAGGCATTCGTGCGGGCCTGCGGCGGCGACCCCGCCGAATGGGAGCATCGATGGCGGGAAGTACGGGGGGACAAGGGATTCGATCAGCCGGAGGAAAACTCCGAGGACCGCCACCCGGACGGCGCGGGCCACCCGCGCCCGTCCCAGCTACCCATCGGACCGCACGACTTCGTCGGTCGCGCAGCGGAATTCGAGGGCGCACGCGCGGCCACCGCCCGCTCCGGCGACTCCCGGGTGCCGCTGGCGATCCGCGGTCCGGCCGGAATCGGCAAGACCGCCTTCGCCCTTCGGTTCGCGCACCGGCTGGTCGACGAGTTCCCCGACGGTCAGCTGTGGGCGGATATGAGCGCTCCGGAGGCCACGCCGCTGGAGGTCATGGCCGGTTTCCTGCATGCGCTCGGCGTGCCGCCCGACCGAGTGCCGTCGGACGAGATGCACCGGATCGGCCTGTACCGCTCCATGCTGGCCGAACGCCGCGTGGTGGTGCTGCTGGACGACGTGCGCGACGAACCGCAGGTCAGGCCGCTGCTGGCGCGCTCGCTCACCAGCCAGATCCTGATCACCAGCCGCTCGCGGCTGCTCGGCCTGGACGGGGTGCGCCGGCTCACCCTGGCCCCGCTGGCGCGCTCGGAGTCGCTGGATCTGCTGCGGCTGCTCGTCGGCAGCGACCGGGTGCGGTCGGAACACGCTGCGGCACTGAGGATCGCGGACTTCTGCGCGAATCTGCCGCTGGCCGTCACCATCGCCGGACGCAAGATCGCCGCCCAGCCCGGGCGGCGGCTCGGCGAGGTGGCCGACCGGCTGGCGGCCGGGGTGACCGTGGCGAACTGGCTGCGGATCGGCGACATCTGCCTGGCCGATTCCGTGCTCCCGGCCTACCTGTCGCTGCCGCCGCTGGCCAAGCACGTGGTGCACATGCTCGCCGAGGGCTGCGACGAGGTGACCCCCGCGGGACTGGCGCACGACCTGCACATTTCGATCGATACCGCCGAATACGCGATGGACAGCCTGATCGATACCGGCCTGCTGCACCGGGTCTCGGGCCCCGAGCGGTACACGCTGCCCGCGTTGATCGGCCTGCTGGTGGCGCAGGAGACCGGCCGGTTCGCGATCCGACGCGAGCCGGACACCGGTGAACTTCCGGTGGTCCGCAGCGCCGCCGACTCCCCCTTTCGCGTTTGA
- a CDS encoding isocitrate lyase/PEP mutase family protein, with translation MNDSQRSNAEKFRELHAAGAFVLPNAWDAVSAALVAQAGAPAVATTSAAVSWALGRGDGQRLTRAEMIEQVRRIAATVPVPVTADVEGGYGPAPADVAATVEAVIAAGAVGVNLEDSTEPGGPLFSIAEQATRLRAGRAAAGRAGLPALVINARTDVYLFGIGEPEGRQAEVLVRAEAYAEAGADALFVPGLLDLDALRELAGKSPLPINVMVGPGAPTVPELAATGVRRISLGPALAQAAYATVRAAATELLAEGGYAALGGGLDFGEVEALFAQ, from the coding sequence GTGAACGACAGTCAGCGCAGCAATGCGGAAAAATTTCGGGAACTGCACGCGGCCGGCGCCTTCGTGCTGCCCAATGCCTGGGACGCGGTGAGCGCGGCGCTGGTCGCGCAGGCGGGCGCGCCGGCGGTCGCCACCACCAGCGCCGCGGTGTCGTGGGCGCTCGGCCGCGGTGACGGGCAGCGGCTGACCCGAGCGGAAATGATCGAGCAGGTGCGCCGGATCGCCGCGACCGTGCCGGTCCCGGTGACCGCCGACGTGGAGGGCGGCTACGGCCCCGCCCCCGCCGACGTCGCCGCCACCGTCGAGGCGGTGATCGCGGCCGGTGCGGTCGGGGTGAACCTGGAGGATTCCACCGAGCCCGGCGGGCCGCTGTTCTCGATCGCCGAGCAGGCCACCCGGTTGCGGGCGGGCCGGGCCGCCGCCGGGCGCGCCGGTCTGCCCGCACTGGTGATCAACGCGCGCACCGACGTGTACCTGTTCGGCATCGGCGAACCCGAGGGCCGCCAGGCGGAGGTGCTGGTCCGGGCCGAGGCGTACGCCGAGGCCGGGGCGGACGCCCTGTTCGTGCCGGGCCTGCTGGATCTCGACGCCCTGCGCGAGCTGGCCGGGAAGTCGCCGCTGCCGATCAACGTCATGGTCGGCCCGGGCGCGCCGACCGTGCCCGAACTGGCCGCGACCGGCGTGCGCCGGATCAGCCTCGGCCCGGCGCTGGCCCAGGCCGCCTACGCCACGGTGCGGGCGGCCGCGACCGAACTGCTCGCCGAGGGCGGCTACGCCGCGCTCGGCGGCGGCCTCGACTTCGGCGAGGTCGAAGCACTTTTCGCGCAATGA
- a CDS encoding MFS transporter yields MNTRTTTQRAGVLETLRDTPRPVRYLLSGVLVNQLGAFVQTFLVLYLTHRDFTVGRAGLALTAYSAGAVFGTMLGGELTQRLGPRTTIVTAMTGSAVFLALIPALAHQNLFPALVVVVAAAGLISQAYRPAAALMLSDLMPAQHRVMAFSMMRIALNTGAALAPLLAAGLILLDWNLLYWVNAVTALTYGVLALTLLPAVHAPAAEEAESPAPQVRSGYAVLLRDYRYHLFLASVLIGTLIYIQYTVALPLNLARDGYPTAWYSGVLVTASVVLILFELKITTYVTQWRGGLVGAAGTAIMGLGVAGYALAGHAIVLVLVCTALFVLGVMVNGPTMFAYPSTFPGPVKARYIATHQAVFGLGMAIGPTLGVLAWERLGIGIWPLCGVLGLFAAWCAYVGMPEKEEVTA; encoded by the coding sequence ATGAACACACGTACCACCACACAGCGTGCCGGGGTGCTGGAAACCCTGCGGGACACTCCGCGCCCGGTCCGCTATCTGCTGTCCGGCGTGCTGGTCAATCAGCTCGGCGCGTTCGTGCAGACCTTCCTGGTCCTGTATCTGACGCATCGCGACTTCACCGTCGGGCGGGCCGGTCTGGCGCTGACCGCCTACAGCGCCGGGGCCGTCTTCGGCACCATGCTCGGCGGTGAGCTGACCCAGCGACTCGGACCGCGCACCACGATCGTGACGGCCATGACCGGCTCGGCGGTGTTCCTGGCGCTGATTCCGGCGCTGGCGCACCAGAATCTGTTCCCGGCGCTGGTCGTGGTCGTCGCCGCCGCGGGACTGATCTCGCAGGCGTACCGGCCCGCCGCCGCGCTGATGCTGAGCGATCTCATGCCCGCCCAGCACCGGGTGATGGCGTTCTCGATGATGCGGATCGCGCTGAATACCGGTGCGGCACTGGCCCCGCTGCTCGCGGCGGGCCTGATCCTGCTGGACTGGAACCTGCTGTACTGGGTGAACGCGGTGACCGCGCTGACCTACGGCGTGCTGGCGCTGACCCTGCTGCCCGCGGTGCACGCACCGGCGGCCGAGGAAGCGGAATCGCCTGCGCCGCAGGTACGTTCGGGTTACGCGGTGCTGCTGCGCGACTACCGCTATCACCTGTTCCTGGCGTCGGTGCTGATCGGCACCCTGATCTACATCCAGTACACGGTGGCGCTGCCGCTGAATCTGGCCCGCGACGGGTATCCGACCGCGTGGTACAGCGGCGTGCTGGTGACCGCGTCGGTGGTGCTGATCCTGTTCGAGCTCAAGATCACCACGTATGTCACGCAGTGGCGCGGCGGGCTGGTGGGCGCGGCCGGCACCGCGATCATGGGGCTCGGCGTGGCGGGTTACGCGCTGGCCGGGCACGCCATCGTCCTGGTGCTGGTGTGCACGGCGCTGTTCGTGCTCGGCGTGATGGTCAACGGGCCCACCATGTTCGCCTATCCGAGCACCTTCCCGGGACCGGTGAAGGCCCGCTACATCGCGACCCACCAGGCCGTCTTCGGTCTCGGCATGGCGATCGGGCCGACGCTGGGCGTGCTCGCGTGGGAGCGGCTCGGCATCGGAATCTGGCCGCTGTGCGGGGTGCTGGGGCTGTTCGCGGCCTGGTGCGCCTACGTCGGCATGCCCGAAAAAGAAGAGGTGACCGCATGA
- a CDS encoding peptide ABC transporter substrate-binding protein: MIRRTRLAVALAVTALAAGLMSGCSSTSNSAPASDPEAGKNYISYNGTEPENPLIPGDTTESGGVKVIGALFRGLVEYDPKTGEPHNAVAQSIRTTDNKVFTITVAPGWTFHDGTPVTSQSFVDAWNFTAYAPNHMAGASFLNHIQGYTDVHPSDTAPQPPATTMSGLRVVDDHTFTVTLSAPFSTFTTQLGYAAFFPLPKSFFTDRKGYEAHPIGDGPFQFVSRQVGHNIMMSRYEKFGGAVKPKIDGVEFRFYPTLEDAYAAVKANKLDYLEIIPDSALKGELYKKELAGRSLTQTYLGVQSISFPLYDPRYRNPQLRQALSMAIDRQYVINTVFDGDKQIADGLVPPSVPGRIPNQCGELCTYQPQKAKQLFDATGFQGPIELTSNNDSANQDWMEATCKTITAALGRECHFAPVPTLGEFRTMIDDRKITGIYRSGWVADYPAMEDFLEPIYRTNAAVNGTTYSDPKVDALFDQAAAAPTQDQVHALYQQAERQILQDMPAIPFWFQTVQAGWSSRLHNVTVTPFRELDLFSVTADKK; the protein is encoded by the coding sequence ATGATTCGCCGAACTCGACTCGCGGTGGCGCTGGCCGTCACCGCGCTGGCCGCCGGCCTGATGTCCGGCTGCTCCTCGACCTCGAACTCGGCCCCGGCCTCGGATCCCGAGGCGGGCAAGAATTACATCAGCTACAACGGCACCGAGCCGGAGAATCCGCTCATTCCCGGCGACACCACCGAGAGCGGCGGCGTGAAGGTGATCGGCGCGCTGTTCCGCGGGCTGGTGGAGTACGACCCGAAGACCGGCGAACCGCACAACGCGGTGGCACAGTCGATTCGGACCACCGACAACAAGGTCTTCACGATCACCGTGGCGCCCGGCTGGACCTTCCACGACGGCACCCCGGTGACGTCGCAGAGCTTCGTCGACGCCTGGAATTTCACCGCCTACGCGCCGAATCACATGGCCGGGGCCAGCTTCCTGAACCATATCCAGGGCTACACCGATGTCCATCCCAGCGATACGGCGCCGCAGCCGCCCGCGACGACGATGTCGGGGCTGCGGGTCGTCGACGACCACACCTTCACCGTGACGCTGTCGGCGCCGTTCTCGACCTTCACCACCCAGCTCGGGTACGCGGCGTTCTTCCCGCTGCCGAAGAGCTTCTTCACCGATCGCAAAGGGTACGAGGCACATCCGATCGGCGACGGGCCGTTCCAGTTCGTGTCCCGCCAGGTCGGGCACAACATCATGATGTCGCGGTACGAGAAGTTCGGCGGCGCGGTGAAACCGAAGATCGACGGCGTCGAATTCCGGTTCTATCCCACCCTGGAGGACGCCTACGCCGCGGTGAAGGCGAACAAGCTGGACTATCTGGAGATCATCCCGGACTCCGCGCTGAAGGGCGAGCTGTACAAGAAGGAGCTGGCCGGGCGCTCGCTGACCCAGACCTACCTGGGCGTGCAGTCCATCTCGTTCCCGCTCTACGATCCGCGGTATCGGAATCCGCAACTGCGGCAGGCGCTGTCGATGGCGATCGACCGGCAGTACGTGATCAACACGGTCTTCGACGGCGACAAGCAGATCGCGGACGGCCTGGTGCCGCCGTCGGTGCCGGGACGGATCCCCAACCAGTGCGGCGAGCTGTGCACCTATCAGCCGCAGAAGGCCAAGCAGCTGTTCGACGCCACCGGGTTCCAGGGCCCGATCGAGCTGACCTCGAACAACGACTCGGCCAACCAGGATTGGATGGAGGCCACCTGCAAGACCATCACCGCGGCGCTCGGCCGAGAGTGCCACTTCGCGCCGGTGCCGACGCTCGGTGAGTTCCGCACCATGATCGACGATCGCAAGATCACGGGCATCTACCGGTCCGGCTGGGTGGCCGACTACCCGGCGATGGAGGACTTCCTGGAGCCGATCTACCGCACCAACGCGGCGGTCAACGGCACCACCTACTCCGACCCGAAGGTGGACGCGCTGTTCGACCAGGCCGCCGCCGCACCCACCCAGGACCAGGTGCACGCCCTCTATCAGCAGGCCGAACGCCAGATCCTGCAGGACATGCCCGCCATCCCGTTCTGGTTCCAGACGGTGCAGGCCGGGTGGTCGTCTCGACTGCACAATGTCACGGTGACCCCGTTCCGGGAACTGGACCTGTTCAGCGTGACCGCCGACAAGAAGTAG
- a CDS encoding peptide ABC transporter substrate-binding protein: MRTSRLVPGALALLLAAGMAAGCGSGTKTPNTQDDSISLNSTEPENSLIPGNTTDAGGSKILRTLFKGLVDYDPKTAAPRNAVAESIDTTDSRVFTITVRHGWTFHDGTPVTAHSFVDAWNYTAYQPDHQQGAGFLSVIDGFDKVDPPAPAGADQTAPAPTAKELSGLHVIDDYRFTVTLTQPMPSFPTRLGYVAYYPLPQSFFTDRAGFEAHPIGDGPFRFVSHTKGSDLVIERYDRYAGPHKPSIRRAQFRFDPSLEHAYADVVANKLDFLEVLPGEALVDGRYKRDLAGRNFTRADTGLQSLTFPLYDPRFADPRVRQAISMAVDRQGVIDKVFTGDRTPADGLVPPTARGATATGQCGELCRYRPQQAKALFDSTGFQGPIEIASNTDTANEKWLTAVCASITAALGRACTFHGVPTLGEIRRQINAHQMSAIYRTGWVADYPSIENFLNPLYRTGGSSNTGLYSNPQVDALLARADAARTDQESWPLYQQAEKLVLQDMPAVPLLVPGVQTGWSQRLRTVTVTPFRDLDLESVTVAPTTDRAAG; the protein is encoded by the coding sequence ATGCGAACATCTCGCCTCGTGCCCGGCGCTCTGGCCCTACTTCTGGCGGCCGGTATGGCCGCCGGTTGTGGCAGCGGCACGAAAACCCCGAACACTCAGGATGATTCGATCAGCCTGAACTCGACCGAGCCGGAGAACTCGCTGATCCCCGGCAACACCACCGACGCCGGTGGCTCGAAGATCCTCCGCACCCTGTTCAAAGGGCTGGTGGACTACGACCCGAAGACCGCGGCCCCGCGCAATGCGGTCGCGGAGTCGATCGACACCACCGACTCCCGGGTGTTCACGATCACCGTCCGGCACGGCTGGACCTTCCACGACGGTACCCCGGTGACGGCGCACAGCTTCGTCGACGCCTGGAACTACACCGCCTACCAGCCCGATCATCAACAGGGCGCCGGATTCCTCTCGGTCATCGACGGTTTCGACAAGGTCGACCCGCCCGCTCCTGCCGGTGCGGACCAGACCGCCCCCGCCCCGACCGCGAAGGAGCTCAGCGGGCTGCACGTGATCGACGACTACAGGTTCACCGTCACGCTCACCCAGCCGATGCCCTCGTTCCCGACCCGGCTCGGCTACGTCGCGTATTACCCACTGCCGCAGTCGTTCTTCACCGACCGGGCGGGCTTCGAGGCACACCCCATCGGGGACGGGCCGTTCCGATTCGTCTCGCACACCAAGGGCTCGGACCTGGTGATCGAGCGCTACGACCGGTACGCGGGCCCGCACAAGCCGTCGATCCGGCGGGCACAGTTCCGGTTCGACCCGAGCCTGGAGCACGCGTACGCCGACGTCGTGGCCAACAAGCTGGACTTCCTGGAGGTGCTGCCGGGCGAGGCGCTGGTCGACGGCCGGTACAAGCGCGATCTCGCGGGCCGCAACTTCACCCGGGCCGACACCGGGCTGCAGTCGCTCACCTTCCCGCTCTACGATCCCCGCTTCGCCGATCCCCGTGTCCGGCAGGCGATCTCGATGGCGGTCGATCGGCAGGGGGTGATCGACAAGGTGTTCACCGGCGACCGCACCCCCGCCGACGGCCTGGTGCCGCCGACCGCGCGCGGGGCCACCGCGACGGGCCAGTGCGGCGAGCTGTGCCGGTACCGGCCGCAGCAGGCCAAGGCCCTGTTCGACAGCACCGGATTCCAGGGCCCGATCGAGATCGCGTCCAACACCGACACCGCCAACGAGAAGTGGCTGACCGCGGTGTGCGCGTCCATCACCGCGGCGCTGGGGCGTGCGTGCACCTTCCACGGCGTGCCCACCCTCGGCGAGATCCGGCGGCAGATCAACGCGCACCAGATGTCGGCGATCTACCGCACCGGCTGGGTGGCCGACTACCCGTCGATCGAGAACTTCCTCAACCCGCTCTACCGCACCGGAGGCTCGTCCAACACCGGCCTGTACTCCAATCCGCAGGTCGACGCCCTGCTCGCCCGGGCGGACGCGGCCCGGACCGATCAGGAGTCGTGGCCGCTCTACCAGCAGGCCGAAAAGCTCGTGCTGCAGGACATGCCCGCGGTGCCGCTGCTGGTCCCGGGCGTGCAGACCGGCTGGTCGCAGCGGCTGCGCACGGTGACGGTGACGCCGTTCCGCGATCTGGATCTGGAGTCGGTCACCGTGGCCCCGACGACCGACCGGGCGGCGGGCTGA
- a CDS encoding lysine N(6)-hydroxylase/L-ornithine N(5)-oxygenase family protein produces MTEHDVDVLAIGAGPANLALAVALEESGSPDLARNTLILEQHPDIKWQRNLLLPWARSQVSFLKDLVTLRNPRSRFSFLNFLHERGRLDDFVNLATFNPYRWELSEYQQWVAHHLEHVGLRYNARVERIEPRRTRGGHIDGWTVVLTDGDRITCRDLVFGTGRDPHIPDVFAALPGDRVIHSTQYNTRIAEVAATRGERALRPVVVGGAQSAAEMFMAVHTDLPNSTPAMVMRSIGLQNYQTSKFINELFYPSFIDEFYNCDAETRRRILDEVHLTNYAGLAPPFLDELYYLLYRQRMMGQPVSQIRAMTEVTGARMDGDEVVLELRDRRSGKIEPQRCDLVLLGTGFDPQMPALVRDLAERVGLDGIEVSRRYRLELDDSAWGAIYLQGMNEATHGIADTLISVLAHRSQDIVDDMVDRRAVAEVRSA; encoded by the coding sequence GTGACCGAACACGACGTCGACGTCCTCGCCATCGGCGCCGGGCCCGCGAATCTGGCCCTCGCCGTCGCGCTGGAGGAATCGGGCTCGCCGGACCTGGCCCGCAATACCCTGATCCTGGAGCAGCATCCGGACATCAAGTGGCAGCGCAACCTGCTGCTGCCGTGGGCGCGCAGCCAGGTGTCGTTCCTCAAAGACCTGGTGACACTGCGCAATCCGCGCAGCCGCTTCTCCTTTCTGAACTTCCTGCACGAGCGCGGGCGGCTCGACGACTTCGTCAACCTCGCCACGTTCAATCCCTACCGCTGGGAGCTGTCGGAGTATCAGCAGTGGGTGGCCCACCACCTCGAGCACGTGGGCCTGCGGTACAACGCCCGGGTCGAGCGGATCGAGCCGCGGCGCACCCGGGGCGGCCACATCGACGGCTGGACCGTGGTCCTGACCGACGGCGACCGGATCACCTGCCGGGACCTGGTTTTCGGCACCGGCCGCGATCCGCACATCCCGGACGTGTTCGCCGCGCTACCGGGTGACCGGGTCATTCACAGCACCCAGTACAACACCCGCATCGCCGAGGTCGCGGCCACCCGCGGCGAGCGCGCGCTGCGGCCGGTGGTGGTCGGCGGCGCACAGAGCGCGGCCGAGATGTTCATGGCGGTGCACACCGATCTGCCGAACAGCACGCCCGCCATGGTGATGCGCTCGATCGGGCTGCAGAACTACCAGACCAGCAAGTTCATCAACGAGCTGTTCTACCCGTCGTTCATCGACGAGTTCTACAACTGCGACGCCGAGACCCGCCGCCGCATCCTCGACGAGGTGCACCTGACCAACTACGCCGGTCTGGCGCCGCCGTTTCTGGACGAGCTGTACTACCTGCTGTACCGGCAGCGCATGATGGGCCAGCCGGTCTCGCAGATCCGGGCGATGACCGAGGTGACCGGCGCCCGCATGGACGGCGACGAGGTGGTGCTGGAGCTGCGCGACCGCCGCAGCGGCAAGATCGAGCCGCAGCGCTGCGATCTGGTGCTGCTCGGCACCGGTTTCGACCCGCAGATGCCCGCCCTGGTGCGCGATCTGGCCGAGCGGGTGGGCCTGGACGGCATCGAGGTGAGCCGCCGATATCGGCTGGAACTCGACGACTCCGCCTGGGGCGCAATCTATCTGCAGGGCATGAACGAGGCCACGCACGGCATCGCCGACACCCTGATCAGCGTGCTGGCGCACCGCTCCCAGGACATCGTGGACGACATGGTGGACCGCCGAGCCGTGGCGGAGGTGCGGTCGGCATGA
- a CDS encoding cupin domain-containing protein, with product MNAEIRKLERDKLTEAYGVASQRLLPWDVLNAPFEGAWCALPPGGTSTAHSHHEYELFIAMTGRAVIDVDGEKRDFAAGDVAHLLPGSIHYIHNDADTDFEWYAVWWDSEMTERFAARHRANTEAAQTGPGQP from the coding sequence ATGAACGCGGAGATCCGAAAGCTGGAGCGGGACAAGCTGACCGAGGCCTACGGTGTGGCCTCGCAGCGGCTGCTGCCCTGGGACGTGCTCAACGCCCCGTTCGAGGGCGCCTGGTGCGCGCTCCCGCCGGGCGGGACATCCACCGCGCACTCCCACCACGAGTACGAGCTGTTCATCGCGATGACCGGGCGCGCGGTCATCGACGTGGACGGGGAGAAGCGGGATTTCGCCGCGGGCGACGTGGCGCATCTGCTGCCGGGGTCGATCCACTACATCCACAACGACGCCGACACCGACTTCGAATGGTATGCGGTCTGGTGGGATTCGGAGATGACGGAACGGTTCGCCGCCCGGCACCGCGCGAATACCGAAGCGGCGCAGACCGGTCCGGGGCAGCCATGA
- a CDS encoding class I tRNA ligase family protein, with the protein MTGPTIVISPAPTANGDLHLGHIAGPFLAADVYSRYARATGRKVVFGTGVQDTSTFVVTTARRLGTTPEALVRQSAKEVEATLDALGIAVDGFTGWEERFTSFVTRVIGGLREAGRLRLRPMRFPYAPRTGEYLVDGHVAGICPVCLAESCGGLCESCGHQVAGSELLEPRSTRDPDEPLEFRDVEVLVLPAEEYRGKLRAHFDRIAGSLRPHAAQVIEEILSRPLPDFPVSYPLGWGIPAPGMPGQVVNPNAEPVAWTMYCSMLAAERAGLNPGSEDALWRREAGTEIVYFLGVDNVHPFAISGLAMLLAFGDGYPLPTMFLTNEFYELDRSKFSTSRGHLVWGRELASQVPRDLIRFHLASDSPEFQRTSFNRAELAELTRIRLVEPWNRVAERVDAWAGKGPLPVSGGSRNSAVRIVQRFRSAYELPRFSVTRAATTLTQQLGRLDRSTLTGGDLCHEAEVLLRCAAPILIDLAAALPDTRIDGVAVRDIVRPFRLPRLAPAEV; encoded by the coding sequence ATGACCGGTCCGACCATCGTCATCTCCCCCGCCCCCACCGCCAACGGCGATCTGCACCTGGGGCATATCGCGGGCCCGTTCCTGGCCGCCGACGTCTACTCCCGTTACGCGCGGGCGACGGGCCGAAAGGTGGTGTTCGGCACCGGCGTTCAGGACACCTCCACCTTCGTGGTGACCACCGCCCGCCGGCTCGGCACCACGCCCGAGGCGCTGGTGCGGCAGTCGGCCAAGGAGGTCGAGGCCACCCTCGACGCGCTGGGCATCGCCGTGGACGGCTTCACCGGCTGGGAGGAGCGGTTCACCTCGTTCGTCACCCGGGTCATCGGCGGGCTGCGCGAGGCCGGGCGGCTGCGGTTGCGCCCCATGCGTTTTCCGTACGCGCCCCGCACCGGGGAGTACCTGGTGGACGGCCACGTGGCGGGCATCTGCCCGGTGTGCCTGGCCGAGAGCTGCGGCGGCCTGTGCGAGAGCTGCGGGCATCAGGTCGCGGGATCGGAACTGCTGGAACCGCGTTCGACCCGCGACCCGGACGAGCCGCTGGAGTTCCGCGACGTCGAGGTGCTGGTGCTGCCCGCGGAGGAGTACCGCGGCAAGCTGCGCGCGCACTTCGATCGCATCGCCGGATCGCTGCGCCCGCACGCGGCCCAGGTGATCGAGGAGATCCTGTCGCGTCCGCTGCCGGACTTCCCGGTCAGCTATCCCCTGGGCTGGGGCATCCCGGCCCCGGGGATGCCCGGGCAGGTGGTGAACCCGAACGCCGAGCCGGTGGCGTGGACCATGTACTGCTCGATGCTGGCCGCCGAGCGGGCGGGGCTCAATCCCGGGTCCGAGGACGCGCTGTGGCGGCGCGAGGCCGGGACCGAGATCGTGTACTTCCTCGGCGTGGACAACGTTCACCCGTTCGCGATCTCCGGCCTGGCGATGCTGCTCGCCTTCGGGGACGGCTACCCGCTGCCGACCATGTTCCTCACCAACGAGTTCTACGAGCTGGACCGGTCCAAGTTCTCCACCAGCCGCGGGCATCTGGTGTGGGGCCGCGAGCTGGCCTCGCAGGTGCCGCGCGATCTGATCCGGTTCCATCTGGCCTCCGACAGCCCGGAGTTCCAGCGGACCAGCTTCAATCGCGCCGAACTGGCCGAACTGACCCGAATCCGCCTGGTGGAGCCGTGGAATCGGGTCGCCGAACGGGTCGACGCCTGGGCCGGGAAGGGCCCGCTGCCGGTGTCGGGCGGTTCGCGCAACTCCGCGGTCCGCATCGTGCAGCGCTTCCGCTCGGCCTACGAGCTGCCGCGCTTCAGCGTCACCCGGGCGGCCACCACGCTCACCCAGCAGCTGGGCCGGCTGGACCGGTCCACCCTGACCGGGGGCGATCTCTGCCACGAGGCGGAGGTGCTGTTGCGGTGCGCCGCACCGATTCTCATCGATCTGGCCGCCGCGCTGCCGGACACCCGGATCGACGGCGTCGCCGTCCGCGACATCGTCCGTCCGTTCCGGCTGCCGAGGCTCGCCCCGGCGGAGGTCTGA